A portion of the Flavobacterium limnophilum genome contains these proteins:
- the gatB/aspS gene encoding bifunctional amidotransferase subunit GatB/aspartate--tRNA ligase AspS, which yields MELEQLTAALKAHDLELVIGLETHVRLNTKTKLFCSCPNQEIETPNENICSVCTGQMGVLPALNKEAITKAIYFGKAVDSSFSNEIISWDRKHYEYPDNPKNIQITQFHNPIIPDGHVSCYRNDGTQFTVNLTQVHIEEDAAKLMHEKKISLVDFNKAGVPLIEIVTEPCIRNIEDASTYAQYIQRIVQNLGISEANLEKGEFKSDVSVSLRKKHSYELNPRTEIKNLNSFKFMIEALKEEVEKQFNYFIEHKEFRPDQTTVLWDADLKQTKVMRKKEFEADYRFISEPDLPFVNIKAEIEAIKVDTSALPYAVESILINGGVLPQDAKFFTADKLRSQTFVEINNEIKDPSFVAKTLANNIKAEDYAEIHSIAHLTDIFKLFKAEKITAVLVQNAITSYLKDRTFDYNKYFDDNTISEDTIQEVIAKVLLENEAVANDIKAGDQGKAGILVGKVLGVIGKGANGKVIRQIILGKLGAAAILEKKEAAEKVTTETIVENKESQEETLPEIPIIIKDTYRTHKISQLSEGNIGEEVMLSGWVASVRDHGELMFIDLRDSSYEIFQVRISRESFPNIDELVKLKPESVISVTGIVVGRNEDDYNAGLRTGKIELETSALEILNLSKTLPFEIKRAAKTNEAIRFQYKFLDHRNEEVRRAIVNRHKVIKLLRDILDEEEFLEIETPILSAGTDEGAREFIVPTRKGSGLFYTLPQAPQQFKQMLMVSGYEKYFQIARCFRDEDSRGDRQPEFTQLDLEMAYASMQQIIDLNTKMFNEVVKKIYGNKWILRPFEVITYKEALDFYGCDRPDLRYGLKMQDITDIVKDTTFQVFSKPIEEGGIVKCIKVSAKEQGNKRMSKGQIENLTAIAQQHGLGGLAYIIVNEDELQSPIIKFLGEDIATGIIKATDAQVGDIVFFSAADYATANKALDAVRQELGKILHLINPKELCPAWVVDFPMFERTDEGRWTFTHNPFSMPAIYDLQKHMNGTDEEIGTIIAQQYDIILNGYEIGGGSVRAHKSEILEATYRNMGYNKEEMIKSVGTMYKAFQYGAPPHGGIAWGIDRLMMILEKKASIREVMAFPKTGSSEDLLFGAPSILSDKKVEEMNVRIMR from the coding sequence ATGGAATTGGAGCAATTAACGGCGGCTTTAAAAGCCCACGATTTAGAATTGGTAATTGGACTGGAAACTCACGTTCGATTGAATACCAAAACCAAGTTGTTTTGTTCTTGTCCAAATCAAGAAATAGAAACACCTAACGAAAATATATGTTCGGTTTGTACGGGACAAATGGGCGTTTTGCCTGCCTTGAACAAAGAGGCGATTACAAAAGCGATTTATTTTGGTAAAGCGGTCGATTCGTCATTCAGTAATGAAATTATCTCTTGGGATAGAAAGCATTACGAATATCCGGACAATCCAAAAAATATTCAAATCACGCAATTTCACAATCCAATAATTCCTGACGGACACGTTTCTTGTTACCGAAATGACGGTACGCAATTTACCGTAAATTTAACCCAGGTTCATATTGAAGAGGATGCCGCGAAATTGATGCACGAAAAGAAGATTTCGTTAGTCGATTTCAACAAAGCGGGTGTACCATTGATTGAAATTGTTACGGAACCTTGTATTCGTAATATTGAAGATGCTTCAACTTATGCACAATACATCCAGCGTATAGTTCAAAACTTAGGGATTTCTGAAGCGAATTTGGAGAAAGGAGAGTTTAAATCGGATGTTTCGGTTTCTTTGCGCAAAAAACATTCTTACGAATTGAACCCAAGAACGGAAATTAAAAACTTGAACTCGTTTAAGTTTATGATCGAAGCTTTGAAAGAAGAAGTGGAGAAACAATTCAATTATTTTATTGAGCACAAAGAGTTTAGACCTGATCAAACGACTGTATTATGGGATGCTGATTTAAAGCAAACCAAAGTGATGCGTAAAAAAGAATTTGAAGCGGATTACCGTTTTATTTCGGAACCCGATTTACCTTTTGTAAATATCAAAGCGGAGATTGAAGCGATTAAAGTGGATACAAGCGCATTGCCTTATGCTGTTGAATCTATTTTGATTAACGGAGGTGTTTTGCCGCAAGATGCTAAGTTCTTTACCGCAGATAAGTTGCGTTCGCAAACATTTGTGGAAATTAATAACGAAATCAAAGATCCTTCGTTTGTTGCCAAAACTTTGGCGAACAATATTAAGGCTGAAGATTACGCTGAAATTCATAGTATAGCTCATTTAACGGATATTTTCAAATTATTCAAAGCCGAAAAAATTACGGCAGTTTTGGTTCAAAATGCCATTACATCTTATTTGAAAGATCGCACTTTTGACTACAACAAGTACTTTGATGACAATACTATTTCTGAAGATACAATTCAGGAAGTTATTGCTAAAGTGCTTTTAGAAAATGAGGCTGTTGCCAATGATATTAAAGCGGGAGACCAAGGAAAAGCGGGTATTTTAGTTGGTAAAGTTTTAGGCGTTATCGGAAAAGGAGCGAATGGAAAAGTAATTCGTCAAATTATTTTAGGCAAATTAGGAGCTGCCGCAATTTTAGAAAAGAAGGAAGCGGCTGAAAAAGTTACGACAGAAACAATTGTTGAGAATAAAGAAAGTCAAGAAGAAACACTTCCTGAAATTCCAATTATTATAAAGGACACGTACAGAACACATAAAATTTCGCAATTATCCGAAGGAAACATCGGTGAAGAAGTGATGTTGTCGGGTTGGGTTGCCAGTGTTCGTGACCACGGTGAATTAATGTTTATTGATTTGCGTGATTCCAGTTATGAGATTTTTCAAGTTAGAATCAGCAGAGAATCATTTCCTAATATTGATGAGTTGGTGAAATTGAAACCAGAATCTGTAATTTCGGTAACTGGAATTGTTGTCGGTCGTAACGAAGATGATTACAATGCAGGATTACGTACTGGTAAAATCGAATTAGAAACTTCGGCTTTAGAAATTTTAAACTTGTCTAAAACATTGCCTTTTGAAATTAAAAGAGCTGCAAAAACAAATGAAGCTATTCGTTTTCAATACAAGTTTTTGGATCATAGAAATGAAGAAGTAAGAAGAGCGATTGTAAACCGTCATAAAGTAATTAAATTATTGCGTGACATTTTGGATGAAGAGGAATTTTTAGAAATTGAAACGCCAATTTTAAGTGCAGGAACCGATGAAGGAGCACGTGAATTTATTGTTCCAACTCGTAAAGGTTCTGGTTTGTTTTATACCTTGCCACAAGCGCCTCAGCAGTTCAAACAGATGTTGATGGTGAGTGGTTATGAGAAGTATTTCCAAATTGCGCGTTGTTTCAGGGATGAGGATTCTCGTGGAGACCGTCAACCGGAATTCACGCAATTGGATTTAGAAATGGCTTACGCCAGTATGCAGCAAATTATTGATTTGAACACTAAAATGTTTAATGAAGTAGTGAAGAAAATCTATGGCAACAAATGGATTTTACGTCCGTTTGAAGTGATTACCTATAAAGAAGCATTGGATTTCTATGGTTGCGACAGACCGGATTTACGTTACGGATTGAAAATGCAAGACATTACCGATATCGTAAAAGATACGACTTTCCAAGTATTTAGTAAGCCTATTGAAGAAGGTGGAATTGTAAAATGCATCAAAGTTTCGGCTAAAGAGCAAGGAAATAAGCGTATGTCTAAAGGCCAAATCGAAAATCTTACCGCTATTGCGCAACAGCACGGTTTAGGTGGATTGGCTTATATTATTGTAAATGAAGACGAACTGCAATCACCAATTATTAAGTTTTTAGGAGAAGATATTGCGACAGGAATCATAAAAGCGACTGATGCACAAGTAGGAGATATTGTTTTCTTCTCGGCAGCAGATTATGCAACGGCAAACAAAGCTTTGGATGCTGTTCGTCAAGAATTAGGTAAAATATTGCATTTAATCAATCCGAAGGAATTATGTCCAGCTTGGGTAGTTGATTTTCCAATGTTTGAAAGAACGGATGAAGGAAGATGGACATTTACGCACAATCCTTTTTCGATGCCTGCAATTTATGATTTGCAAAAACATATGAATGGAACTGATGAAGAAATCGGAACTATCATCGCGCAACAATACGACATTATCTTAAACGGTTACGAAATAGGTGGAGGTTCAGTTCGTGCACATAAATCAGAGATTCTAGAAGCAACTTATAGAAATATGGGATACAACAAAGAAGAAATGATAAAAAGCGTAGGAACGATGTACAAAGCTTTTCAATACGGCGCGCCACCACACGGAGGAATCGCTTGGGGAATCGACCGTTTGATGATGATTTTGGAGAAAAAAGCATCCATTAGAGAAGTTATGGCTTTCCCGAAAACAGGTTCTAGCGAAGATTTATTGTTTGGCGCACCGTCTATTTTATCGGATAAAAAGGTAGAAGAAATGAATGTGAGGATTATGAGATAA
- the gyrB gene encoding DNA topoisomerase (ATP-hydrolyzing) subunit B, whose translation MSEEIKKDNYSADSIQALEGMEHVRMRPSMYIGDVGVRGLHHLVYEVVDNSIDEAMGGYCDTIRVDINEDGSISVEDNGRGIPVGIHKKEGVSALEVVMTKIGAGGKFDKDSYKVSGGLHGVGVSVVNALSNHLRATVHSSDGKVYEQEYEKGKALYPVKQIGETTKRGTIVTFYPDPSIFTQTIEYSYDTLSARMRELSFLNKGITITFTDKREVDKDGNFVSEIFHSDEGLKEYIRYLDGNREPIISHVISMDSEKGEIPVEVALIYNTSYTENIFSYVNNINTHEGGTHLQGFRTGLTRALKKYADASGMLDKLKFEIAGDDFREGLTAIISVKVAEPQFEGQTKTKLGNREVVSPVSQAVSEMIENYLEENPNDARVIVQKVILAAQARHAAKKAREMVQRKTVMGGGGLPGKLSDCSEQDPAKCEVYLVEGDSAGGTAKQGRDRAFQAILPLRGKILNVEKAMHHKVFENEEIRNIFTALGVTVGTEEDSKALNISKLRYHKVIIMCDADVDGSHISTLILTFFFRFMKELIEEGHVYIAAPPLYLVKKGNKKEYAWNDDQRDQANARMGGSAAIQRYKGLGEMNAEQLWETTMDPSFRTLRQVNIDSLVEADRVFSMLMGDEVPPRREFIEKNAVYANIDA comes from the coding sequence ATGAGCGAAGAAATCAAGAAGGACAATTATTCAGCAGATAGTATTCAGGCGTTAGAAGGAATGGAGCACGTAAGAATGCGTCCTTCGATGTATATTGGAGATGTAGGGGTTCGAGGACTGCATCATTTAGTTTATGAAGTTGTGGATAACTCAATCGATGAGGCAATGGGAGGTTATTGTGATACGATTCGAGTAGATATAAATGAAGATGGTTCCATTTCGGTAGAAGATAATGGACGTGGAATTCCGGTGGGAATCCATAAAAAAGAAGGCGTTTCCGCATTGGAGGTTGTAATGACCAAAATTGGTGCCGGAGGTAAGTTTGACAAAGATTCGTATAAAGTTTCAGGAGGTCTTCACGGGGTTGGGGTTTCGGTGGTAAATGCGTTGTCAAACCATTTGAGAGCGACCGTTCACAGCAGCGATGGAAAAGTGTACGAACAAGAATATGAAAAGGGAAAAGCGCTTTATCCAGTAAAACAAATTGGAGAAACTACCAAAAGAGGTACGATTGTAACTTTTTATCCTGACCCATCTATTTTTACCCAAACAATAGAGTATTCTTATGATACTTTGTCGGCTCGTATGCGTGAATTGTCTTTCCTTAACAAAGGAATCACGATTACTTTTACGGACAAAAGAGAGGTAGATAAAGACGGAAATTTCGTTTCGGAAATCTTCCATTCCGATGAAGGATTGAAAGAATACATTCGTTATTTGGATGGAAACCGTGAGCCAATTATTTCTCACGTAATATCTATGGATTCCGAAAAAGGAGAAATTCCTGTTGAGGTTGCTTTGATTTACAATACTAGTTACACCGAGAATATTTTTTCTTATGTAAACAACATCAATACGCACGAAGGAGGAACGCATTTGCAAGGTTTTAGAACGGGGCTTACCAGAGCCTTAAAAAAATATGCAGACGCTTCTGGAATGTTGGACAAATTGAAGTTCGAAATTGCTGGAGATGACTTCCGTGAAGGACTTACTGCCATTATTTCGGTAAAAGTGGCTGAACCACAATTTGAAGGTCAAACCAAAACCAAATTAGGAAACAGAGAAGTTGTTTCGCCGGTAAGTCAAGCCGTGAGCGAAATGATAGAGAATTATTTGGAAGAAAATCCAAATGATGCCCGAGTTATAGTTCAAAAAGTGATTCTTGCTGCCCAAGCACGTCACGCTGCCAAGAAAGCGCGTGAAATGGTGCAACGCAAAACCGTAATGGGTGGAGGTGGATTGCCAGGAAAATTATCGGATTGTTCGGAACAAGATCCTGCAAAATGTGAAGTGTATCTTGTCGAGGGAGATTCGGCAGGTGGAACGGCAAAACAAGGTCGTGATCGTGCTTTTCAAGCTATTTTGCCATTGAGAGGTAAGATTTTGAATGTCGAAAAAGCGATGCACCATAAAGTTTTTGAAAATGAAGAAATTCGAAATATTTTTACTGCACTTGGTGTAACTGTTGGAACAGAAGAAGACAGTAAAGCCTTGAATATTTCGAAATTGCGTTATCATAAAGTAATCATTATGTGTGATGCCGATGTCGATGGTAGTCACATTTCTACTTTAATTTTGACGTTCTTCTTCCGTTTCATGAAAGAATTGATCGAAGAAGGACACGTATATATTGCTGCTCCACCTTTGTATTTGGTGAAAAAAGGAAACAAAAAAGAATATGCTTGGAACGACGATCAACGCGATCAAGCCAATGCCAGAATGGGTGGAAGTGCCGCTATTCAGCGTTATAAAGGTCTTGGAGAGATGAATGCGGAACAATTGTGGGAAACTACAATGGATCCTTCTTTCAGGACATTACGTCAGGTAAACATTGACAGTCTTGTCGAAGCTGACAGGGTTTTCTCTATGTTGATGGGAGACGAAGTGCCACCAAGAAGAGAATTTATCGAGAAAAATGCTGTTTATGCCAATATTGATGCATAA
- a CDS encoding malate dehydrogenase yields the protein MKVTVVGAGNVGASCADSISYRGIASEVVLLDIREGFAEGKAMDIMQCATNTGFNTRVSGVTNDYSKTANSDVVVITSGIPRKPGMTREELIGINAGIVKSVADNVLVHSPNAIIVVVSNPMDTMTYLTLKATGLPKNRVIGMGGALDSSRFRYYLSQALDKPSNDISAMVIGGHGDTTMIPLTRLASYNGIPVSEFLSEEELAKVAAATMVGGATLTGLLGTSAWYAPGASVAYLVDSILNDQKKMIACSVFVEGEYGQNDICIGVPCIIGKNGVEEILDIALNDAEKAAFAKSADAVRNMNADLKSVLA from the coding sequence ATGAAAGTTACAGTTGTAGGAGCAGGAAATGTGGGAGCATCTTGTGCAGATTCAATTTCTTATAGAGGAATTGCAAGTGAAGTAGTATTATTGGATATTAGAGAAGGTTTTGCCGAAGGTAAAGCAATGGATATCATGCAATGTGCTACCAATACAGGTTTTAATACTAGAGTTTCTGGTGTTACCAATGATTATTCAAAAACGGCCAATAGTGATGTAGTGGTAATTACATCTGGAATTCCAAGAAAACCGGGGATGACTCGTGAAGAGTTGATCGGTATCAATGCTGGAATTGTAAAATCGGTTGCAGATAATGTGTTGGTACATTCTCCAAACGCAATTATCGTTGTGGTTTCAAACCCTATGGATACAATGACTTATTTGACATTGAAAGCCACAGGTTTGCCAAAAAACAGAGTTATCGGAATGGGTGGAGCATTGGATAGCTCCCGTTTCAGATATTATTTGTCACAAGCTTTGGATAAACCATCAAATGATATTTCTGCAATGGTTATTGGTGGTCACGGTGATACTACCATGATTCCTTTGACAAGATTGGCTTCTTACAACGGAATTCCAGTTTCTGAATTCTTGTCAGAAGAAGAATTGGCTAAAGTAGCGGCTGCAACCATGGTGGGTGGAGCTACACTGACAGGTTTGTTGGGAACTTCTGCTTGGTATGCGCCTGGAGCTTCCGTGGCTTATTTGGTGGACAGTATCTTGAATGACCAAAAGAAAATGATTGCTTGTTCCGTTTTTGTTGAAGGAGAGTACGGTCAAAACGATATTTGTATCGGAGTGCCTTGTATCATTGGTAAAAACGGTGTGGAAGAAATTTTGGACATTGCATTAAACGATGCTGAAAAAGCAGCTTTCGCTAAAAGTGCCGATGCAGTCAGAAACATGAATGCTGATTTAAAATCAGTATTGGCATAA
- a CDS encoding AAA family ATPase, producing MEIKLKFSKLKLTINLKEVVKNIFDFNIGTVLTETLRIENTNEQKAFLLLLKTIQKTNVELAKKYGQQELNKEADLVLKASLLESNIVSFLEREVVIKREFFEDIIQFNPNYLRESYLFFKEYLDLLNIKYPNDLNFIYFNDFRINLEDEFQENREIYKSLIEYFDNPIFNENKKMLKQLDYYKKLIKSFVEPLQSDIPECKETLKDLYVEPFFEIHKNSFTSKTAESISEFNGLEKEISTHLFLKDYYFKNKKHPNFTNSYNLLFVLGQPGQGKTSFCSKLVYDYIVESDGIPKIPLFFVKIRDLVARDFIDTPFNEIQRQINQNFDFQNNECILVLDGLDEAYMSGGLNDGDLRNLYERLKSTTQSNEDLKIILTSRFNYLKLNDSCIDRSSVIQLSTLNSSQIKEYSEKFKQFYPENKLVEKIDKILTDKKYEHILELLQQAVLLYFIAISDIDIEEQDSRTVVYDKIFNSLAMRSWDKNGQLSYIKQTLKDNPFRYEKLLRDYIRNIAFAIYQSPKLYITINQLLELDATTEFINKCFDDSINYSQEKIKEISKYLLISFYFQESKSNDSSDTAIEFFHNSLWEYLTAEYMWEENKKLLLDKDSYGDYKTVNREKYFNLLDRLIGQKKLGDATLENLTNIIINASESEKKEIALLSKPLFDKLLQDDFLLEYSIRDNRLSSIEKSIAIFELFWVFYYRSSLATTNIIIGDDNLIKYLFDYSYSFRINGSLKNMKFVGDMISTSFAASFDYENIEFNSEIDNSWFARCNFKDLKFTAGFGLCVFSGCNFDGVVIEECSMYKYSNFAENKFENCRFENVYVENINWLKDLNKKNTLTQAMLTNHKVEKTFEVNRISGKREVKYIVRYIGEDVKINE from the coding sequence ATGGAAATTAAACTAAAATTCTCAAAATTAAAACTCACGATTAACTTAAAAGAAGTTGTTAAAAATATTTTTGACTTTAATATTGGAACTGTTTTAACAGAAACTTTAAGAATTGAAAATACAAACGAACAAAAGGCCTTTTTGTTACTCTTAAAGACGATACAAAAAACCAATGTTGAATTAGCAAAGAAATATGGACAACAAGAACTAAACAAAGAAGCCGATTTGGTTTTGAAAGCAAGTTTGCTTGAATCAAATATTGTTTCCTTTTTAGAAAGGGAAGTGGTAATTAAAAGAGAATTTTTTGAAGATATTATCCAGTTTAATCCAAATTATTTACGCGAGTCATATTTGTTTTTTAAAGAGTATTTAGATCTCTTGAATATTAAATATCCTAATGATTTAAATTTTATTTATTTTAATGATTTTAGAATAAATCTTGAAGATGAATTTCAAGAGAATAGAGAAATATATAAATCATTAATAGAATACTTTGATAATCCTATATTCAATGAAAATAAAAAAATGTTGAAACAATTGGATTATTATAAGAAATTAATCAAAAGTTTTGTAGAACCTCTTCAGTCAGACATTCCTGAATGTAAAGAAACTTTAAAAGATCTATACGTTGAACCTTTTTTTGAAATTCATAAAAATAGCTTTACTTCAAAAACTGCAGAAAGTATAAGTGAATTTAATGGACTAGAAAAGGAGATATCTACTCATTTATTTCTAAAAGATTATTACTTTAAAAATAAAAAGCATCCAAATTTTACAAATAGTTATAATTTACTTTTTGTTCTTGGGCAGCCAGGTCAAGGTAAGACTTCATTTTGTAGTAAATTAGTGTATGATTATATAGTTGAATCAGATGGGATTCCAAAAATTCCTTTGTTTTTTGTGAAAATTAGAGATTTAGTTGCAAGAGATTTTATTGATACTCCTTTTAATGAAATCCAAAGACAAATTAATCAAAATTTCGACTTTCAAAATAATGAATGCATATTGGTTTTAGATGGTCTTGATGAGGCCTATATGAGTGGTGGTCTAAATGATGGTGATTTACGGAATTTATATGAACGTTTAAAAAGCACTACACAATCAAATGAAGATTTAAAAATAATTTTGACTTCGAGATTTAATTATTTGAAGCTTAATGATTCTTGTATTGATCGTTCTTCTGTAATTCAGTTAAGTACTTTGAATAGTTCACAAATAAAAGAATACTCTGAAAAATTTAAGCAATTTTATCCAGAGAATAAATTGGTAGAGAAAATTGATAAAATTTTAACTGATAAAAAGTATGAACATATTTTAGAGCTTTTGCAACAAGCTGTTTTGTTGTATTTTATAGCCATATCTGATATTGATATTGAAGAACAAGATTCCAGAACTGTTGTTTATGATAAAATTTTTAATTCGTTAGCAATGCGAAGTTGGGATAAAAATGGTCAGCTAAGTTACATTAAACAAACATTAAAGGATAATCCATTTCGTTATGAAAAACTATTAAGAGATTATATTCGAAATATAGCATTTGCAATTTATCAATCACCAAAATTATATATTACAATTAATCAGTTACTTGAATTAGATGCAACAACTGAATTTATAAATAAATGTTTTGATGATAGTATAAATTATTCTCAAGAAAAAATAAAAGAGATTAGTAAATATTTATTAATCAGTTTTTACTTCCAAGAATCCAAATCCAATGATTCGTCGGACACGGCTATTGAATTTTTTCATAACTCATTATGGGAATATTTGACAGCAGAATATATGTGGGAAGAAAATAAAAAGTTGTTGCTCGATAAAGATAGTTATGGAGATTACAAAACTGTTAATAGAGAGAAATACTTTAATTTATTGGATCGATTAATAGGTCAAAAAAAATTAGGCGATGCCACTTTAGAAAACTTAACAAATATAATTATTAATGCTTCAGAATCAGAAAAAAAAGAGATTGCTCTTTTGTCAAAACCTCTCTTTGATAAACTTCTACAAGATGATTTTTTATTAGAATATAGTATCAGAGATAATCGTTTAAGTTCTATAGAGAAATCTATTGCTATTTTTGAATTATTCTGGGTTTTTTATTATCGATCAAGTCTTGCTACTACCAATATTATTATTGGGGATGATAATTTAATTAAATACTTATTTGATTATTCGTATTCATTTAGAATTAATGGTAGTCTAAAGAATATGAAATTTGTCGGTGATATGATTTCAACATCATTTGCTGCTAGTTTTGATTATGAGAATATTGAATTTAATTCTGAGATAGATAATAGTTGGTTTGCTCGATGTAATTTTAAAGATTTGAAATTTACAGCGGGATTTGGATTATGTGTTTTTTCAGGTTGTAATTTTGATGGTGTAGTTATAGAAGAATGTAGTATGTATAAATATTCTAATTTTGCAGAGAATAAATTTGAAAATTGCAGATTTGAAAATGTATATGTTGAAAATATTAATTGGCTAAAAGATTTGAATAAAAAGAATACTTTGACTCAAGCAATGTTGACAAATCATAAAGTCGAAAAAACTTTTGAGGTTAATCGTATTAGTGGTAAAAGAGAAGTTAAATATATCGTTAGGTATATTGGAGAAGATGTTAAAATAAATGAATGA